A window of Argopecten irradians isolate NY chromosome 14, Ai_NY, whole genome shotgun sequence contains these coding sequences:
- the LOC138306980 gene encoding LOW QUALITY PROTEIN: uncharacterized protein (The sequence of the model RefSeq protein was modified relative to this genomic sequence to represent the inferred CDS: deleted 1 base in 1 codon) encodes MATPIKKHERIWFPETDLCVSCSLTNKQRYYIIRTDMNKGPAFDVISYCFQKSLSIQENVGTYVCSHCFKLLNRIKDMDIRRAELYNKVMMSSQQFKVISVKKRGSQTPRTPRVSKLSDSRSTPHHRHPDMTISTEERSIDTIEGSFTKSTNCNNTTKPASTRSLFGNEQQRNLSTQVSGSFNEQANHTSTVNKDLDLAIPLSPTPSPFKNNKLKQKKDESSGKKQKLKQTISFRSSKLCTLMHPVVKALANGSVRKALTLIFNSSDITTKESSKKNIKSIIEKECQIFSKQSMEINLQKRETEDLENFDVTKLQEDFKNHAPFLWSCATQAATSTYSNTYNQIKVCAALCVIMQGRSRFLNSLQHVVGITMYNNQLQKDGFSVLAKLGFSVSHSTLNEKLNKAKILNENMMKSYQSNLAIASKSHLERVDTEHSYAVDISPSTMNDHSYSTSCSDLQHRSAPQGYRFNIDNLDFNIKVREMTQDHQNVSRHFTQMMALVDRVNSGSLTDDQPVGDLLEIENSEFLPTAEDNYTLRKDMIQVVSNILIEHLPSFKVFKDIYPSHFKHEHSAEMAKKSIVIPLGILLKNENKTNDMIEILQHLQQYVPGVRPEVEGIHEREERNPKMQAIPVGGDQLTCERIRGAHMARLDGDTPEERLEGLITMVEDFHEKINFLQAMMDRFYKPASARETGTLYQLRNVINRRNVVKNASADYHAVGSFIDLVTTAILLSMGFSGKYLF; translated from the exons ATGGCTACTCCTATCAAAAAACACGAAAGGATTTGGTTTCCAGAGACTGATTTATGTGTTTCGTGTTCGTTGACAAATAAACAGAGATATTATATTATCAGAACAGATATGAACAAAGGGCCTGCTTTTGATGTTATCAGCTACTGTTTTCAGAAAAGTCTTTCAATACAAGAAAACGTTGGTACCTATGTGTGCTCACATTGTTTCAAACTGTTAAATCGAATTAAGGACATGGACATTCGACGTGCGGAACTATATAACAAAGTTATGATGTCATCCCAACAATTTAAAGTGATTTCTGTGAAAAAACGCGGTTCGCAAACACCTAGGACTCCTAGAGTATCCAAGCTTTCTGACTCTCGATCTACTCCACACCACAGGCATCCAGATATGACAATATCCACTGAAGAGCGATCAATAGATACTATTGAAG GTTCTTTTACAAAAAGTACCAATTGCAACAATACAACAAAGCCTGCGTCCACCCGGTCGTTATTTGGAAATGAACAGCAAAGAAATCTATCTACCCAGGTTTCAG GTTCTTTCAATGAACAAGCAAACCATACATCAACAGTAAATAAAGATCTAGACCTTGCGATCCCATTATCGCCAACTCCAAGTCCTTTCAAGAACAACAAATTGAAGCAAAAGAAAGATGAGTCATCaggtaaaaaacaaaaattaaaacaaacaatatcatttCGTTCCTCCAAACTTTGCACACTGATGCACCCAGTTGTAAAGGCATTAGCAAATGGAAGTGTAAGAAAGGCATTGACATTGATATTCAATTCTTCTGACATTACAACAAAGGAAagttcaaaaaaaaatatt aagtcAATTATTGAAAAAGAATGTCAGATTTTCTCAAAACAGTCCATGGAAATAAATTTGCAAAAACGAGAAACAGAGGATTTAGAAAACTTTGATGTAACAAAACTGCAGGAAGACTTCAAGAATCACGCCCCATTCCTATGGTCATGCGCAACTCAGGCAGCAACATCTACATACAGTAATACCTACAATCAGATAAAGGTTTGTGCTGCCCTCTGCGTCATCATGCAAGGCAGATCAagatttttaaattcattacaGCATGTTGTAGGTATAACTATGTACAACAACCAGTTACAGAAAGATGGTTTCTCAGTTCTGGCTAAACTTGGGTTTTCTGTTTCTCATAGCACCCTCAATGAAAAGCTAAACAAAGCAAAgatattgaatgaaaatatgatgaaatcATACCAAAGTAATTTAGCAATAGCATCCAAATCACATCTTGAAAGGGTAGATACCGAGCACTCATATGCTGTTGATATATCTCCCAGTACAATGAATGACCATTCATATTCAACAAGCTGTTCAGACCTACAACATAGAAGTGCTCCTCAAGGCTACAGGTTTAATATTGATAACCTTGACTTCAACATCAAAGTTCGTGAGATGACACAAGACCACCAAAATGTCTCCAGACATTTTACACAAATGATGGCATTAGTGGACCGTGTAAACAGTGGCAGTCTAACAGATGATCAGCCAGTTGGAGATCTGCTGGAAATTGAGAACAGTGAATTTCTTCCAACTGCTGAGGATAATTATACCTTAAGGAAAGACATGATACAGGTTGTATCCAACATCCTAATTGAGCATCTTCCATCATTCAAAGTCTTCAAAGATATTTACCCTTCCCACTTTAAACATGAACATTCAGCAGAAATGGCAAAGAAATCCATTGTG aTACCACTTGGAATCTTGCtgaaaaacgaaaataaaaccAACGATATGATAGAAATTCTTCAACATCTTCAACAGTATGTCCCTGGTGTCAGACCTGAAGTGGAAGGGATTCATGAAAG AGAGGAAAGAAATCCTAAGATGCAAGCAATTCCAGTCGGGGGTGACCAGCTCACATGTGAGAGAATAAGGGGTGCACATATGGCTCGTCTTGATGGCGATACCCCAGAGGAGAGATTGGAGGGTTTGATCACTATGGTTGAAGACTTTCATGAGAAAATAAACTTCCTACAG GCAATGATGGATCGATTCTACAAACCAGCCAGTGCTCGAGAAACTGGAACATTGTACCAACTAAGAAATGTCATCAATAGAAGAAATGTGGTAAAAAATGCTAGTGCAGATTACCATGCAGTTGGATCTTTTATTGATTTAGTTACAACTGCAATCTTACTAAGTATGGGCTTCTCAGGAAAATATCTGTTCTAG
- the LOC138308061 gene encoding uncharacterized protein — translation MNDILTTVSSLRSTTPPPPPTTTPAPPPTTTPAPLQTTTPAPLPTTTPAPLPTTTPAPLPTTTTAPPQTTTPAPLTYVEVLISTPETDLPPTTSVTSFLPTDDPDSWPELPTTTPPPKTTTPAPPTTTAPPPQTTTPAPPTTSTRPPTTTAPPPKTTTPAPPTTTAPPPQTTTPAPPTTSTRPPTTTAPPPQTTTPAPPTTSTRPPTTTAPPPQTTTPAPPTTSTRPPTTTAPPPKTTTPAPPTTTAPPPQTTTPAPPTTSTRPPTTTAPPPKTTTPAPPTTSTRPPTTTAPPK, via the coding sequence ATGAACGACATTCTCACAACTGTATCCTCTCTACGTTCGACTACGCCACCACCACCACCGACCACCACACCAGCCCCACCACCGACCACCACGCCAGCCCCACTACAGACCACCACGCCAGCCCCACTACCGACCACCACGCCAGCCCCACTACCGACCACCACGCCAGCCCCACTACCGACTACCACGACAGCCCCACCACAGACCACCACACCAGCACCACTGACTTACGTTGAGGTACTTATCTCAACCCCGGAGACCGATTTACCACCTACTACTAGTGTAACATCGTTCCTTCCTACCGACGATCCCGACTCATGGCCAGAGTTACCGACTACCACGCCACCACCGAAGACCACAACGCCAGCACCACCAACTACCACGGCCCCACCACCGCAGACCACAACGCCAGCACCACCAACTACCTCTACGAGACCACCAACTACCACGGCCCCACCACCGAAGACCACAACGCCAGCACCACCAACTACCACGGCCCCACCACCGCAGACCACAACGCCAGCACCACCAACTACCTCTACGAGACCACCAACTACCACGGCCCCACCACCGCAGACCACAACGCCAGCACCACCAACTACCTCTACGAGACCACCAACTACCACGGCCCCACCACCGCAGACCACAACGCCAGCACCACCAACTACCTCTACGAGACCACCAACTACCACGGCCCCACCACCGAAGACCACAACGCCAGCACCACCAACTACCACGGCCCCACCACCGCAGACCACAACGCCAGCACCACCAACTACCTCTACGAGACCACCAACTACCACGGCCCCACCACCGAAGACCACAACGCCAGCACCACCAACTACCTCTACGAGACCACCAACTACCACGGCCCCACCCAAATAG